From the Streptomyces sp. Tu 2975 genome, one window contains:
- a CDS encoding phosphatase PAP2 family protein, with amino-acid sequence MLWVAVSAVGLGFLIALEIAARRYGERGPITDQAREVIFAPKSGTVLYASMALMLVVLPWRQRFVALGAAIGIDAAFWLVRWIVDAEMMFGNGALWVTLACAVIAVTRRTGRDRALLLKGVGLALLLVAGRKTGYTWLMITSETRPTVLDQYVATADRALGDPSWVVGRIVEATGPVGAHVLDWVYIQLAVAAVLVALYQLRNVAAERRFPGHHLVRTFLAIGLLGPGIYMLFPVVGPIFVYGADGGAWAVADLWPDTPPPVGIPQPMLFDETPPRNCMPSLHTAWATAIFIHSLKGPWALRCLGAFWLIATLGATLGFGYHYGADIIAGVVFTLTIETALRALDRGWDRQGVQTVVYGTAVFAALLASYRYLSVQMAEQPWVFGPLLVLATASVVYGYVRTTGRWDRQAASVHLPAPRPVPKPELVEPSAAAVVAPDRAGRS; translated from the coding sequence ATGCTGTGGGTCGCGGTGAGCGCGGTGGGCCTCGGATTCCTCATTGCTCTGGAGATCGCCGCGCGTCGGTACGGCGAGCGGGGGCCGATCACCGACCAGGCGCGAGAGGTGATCTTCGCCCCCAAGTCGGGGACCGTGCTGTACGCCAGCATGGCGTTGATGTTGGTGGTGCTCCCGTGGCGGCAGCGGTTCGTCGCGCTGGGCGCCGCGATCGGCATCGACGCCGCCTTCTGGCTCGTGCGGTGGATCGTCGACGCCGAGATGATGTTCGGCAACGGCGCGTTGTGGGTGACGTTGGCCTGCGCCGTGATCGCCGTCACGCGCCGCACCGGCCGTGATCGCGCTCTGCTGCTGAAAGGCGTCGGACTGGCACTGCTGCTGGTGGCCGGCCGCAAGACCGGCTACACCTGGCTGATGATCACGTCGGAGACGCGCCCGACGGTGCTCGACCAGTACGTGGCGACCGCCGATCGCGCGTTGGGCGACCCGTCGTGGGTGGTGGGCCGGATCGTCGAGGCCACCGGCCCGGTCGGCGCCCACGTTCTCGACTGGGTCTACATCCAGCTCGCGGTGGCCGCGGTGCTCGTCGCGCTGTATCAACTGCGCAACGTGGCGGCCGAGCGCCGCTTCCCAGGGCATCATCTGGTGCGCACGTTTCTGGCCATCGGCCTGCTCGGGCCGGGCATCTACATGCTCTTCCCGGTGGTCGGACCGATCTTCGTCTACGGTGCCGACGGGGGTGCCTGGGCGGTGGCCGACCTGTGGCCGGACACACCGCCGCCGGTCGGCATCCCGCAGCCGATGCTCTTCGACGAGACCCCGCCGCGAAATTGCATGCCCAGTCTGCACACGGCGTGGGCCACCGCGATCTTCATCCACTCGCTCAAGGGCCCGTGGGCTCTGCGCTGCCTGGGCGCGTTCTGGCTGATCGCCACGCTCGGCGCAACGCTGGGCTTCGGCTACCACTACGGCGCGGACATCATCGCCGGTGTGGTCTTCACGCTCACGATCGAGACGGCTCTGCGGGCGCTCGACCGCGGCTGGGACCGGCAGGGTGTCCAGACGGTCGTCTACGGCACCGCGGTCTTCGCTGCGCTCCTGGCGTCGTATCGCTATCTCTCGGTGCAGATGGCCGAGCAGCCGTGGGTGTTCGGTCCGCTGCTCGTCCTGGCGACGGCCTCGGTGGTCTACGGCTACGTGCGGACCACCGGACGGTGGGACCGGCAGGCCGCGTCGGTGCACCTGCCGGCACCGCGACCCGTACCGAAGCCCGAACTGGTCGAGCCGAGTGCGGCCGCCGTGGTCGCCCCCGACCGAGCCGGCCGGAGCTGA
- a CDS encoding ester cyclase encodes MDRDAMIRLFEAHREAEAARDYDAILATFAEDCFLETVPLGLRSEGRDAARAAYVGYFTAFPDLSPDDQGIAFGDDVLVVWGTLRGTSGGAWLGVPPSGGSFAVPFANVVPFKGDLMAGETIYFDLATLTEQAGLNTEQIRVAAKARAAGGL; translated from the coding sequence ATGGACCGCGATGCGATGATCCGCCTGTTCGAGGCTCACCGTGAGGCCGAAGCCGCCCGGGACTATGACGCCATCCTCGCCACGTTCGCCGAGGACTGCTTCCTCGAGACGGTGCCGCTCGGGTTGCGGAGTGAGGGCAGGGACGCGGCCCGAGCCGCTTACGTGGGGTACTTCACGGCATTTCCCGATCTCAGCCCCGATGACCAGGGCATCGCCTTCGGCGATGACGTTCTCGTGGTCTGGGGCACGTTGCGCGGGACGAGCGGGGGTGCCTGGCTGGGCGTACCTCCGAGCGGTGGGTCCTTTGCCGTGCCGTTCGCCAATGTCGTCCCGTTCAAGGGCGACCTCATGGCGGGCGAGACGATCTACTTCGACCTCGCGACGCTTACCGAGCAGGCCGGGTTGAACACCGAGCAGATCCGTGTGGCGGCCAAGGCGCGCGCGGCGGGGGGCCTGTAG
- a CDS encoding 1,4-alpha-glucan branching protein: MAVIHRTTMTPGKLELLAAWLPSRPWYEGTAGRPELSKAGGFRLDDPKGEVGIEFMVITDTSGDRPLSYHVPLSYRAAPLEGADEAALIGTSEHGVLGTRWVYDGTHDPVLVEQLLALVEGNAEPQAQSVSDTPDPSVTAHLTGAPLPRTATPAPVTDDAHGTYLAVAPGLSLHVTRRLDADALTPDTRGHVTASWHTPDGTENRSRFAVLGDTTP, encoded by the coding sequence ATGGCTGTCATCCACCGCACCACCATGACCCCCGGCAAGCTGGAACTCCTCGCCGCCTGGCTGCCCTCGCGGCCCTGGTACGAGGGCACGGCGGGCAGGCCCGAACTCTCCAAGGCCGGCGGATTCCGCCTCGACGACCCCAAGGGGGAGGTGGGCATCGAGTTCATGGTGATCACCGACACCTCCGGTGACCGGCCGCTCTCCTACCACGTACCTCTCAGCTACCGCGCGGCGCCGCTCGAGGGAGCCGACGAGGCCGCTCTCATCGGCACGTCCGAGCACGGCGTCCTCGGCACGCGCTGGGTGTACGACGGGACCCATGACCCGGTCCTCGTCGAGCAGTTGCTCGCCCTTGTCGAGGGCAATGCCGAGCCGCAGGCCCAGAGTGTGAGCGACACGCCAGACCCCTCGGTCACCGCGCACCTCACCGGAGCCCCGCTCCCACGCACGGCCACGCCGGCGCCGGTAACCGACGACGCACACGGAACGTACCTCGCGGTGGCACCCGGCCTGAGCCTCCACGTGACCCGCCGCCTCGACGCCGACGCTCTGACGCCGGACACCAGGGGCCACGTCACCGCGAGCTGGCACACTCCGGACGGCACCGAGAACCGCTCCCGGTTCGCGGTCCTCGGCGACACAACTCCCTGA
- a CDS encoding cytidine deaminase, which translates to MDLDQELDQRLVDAALAQLHRRWPADEPGGAAALRLDDGGILTSVGLDNLNGGVSLCHETGAICQAYTLNRRVTASVCVYRDPERDQVLILPPCGICQERLALWGPEVQVAVPDADSTTGWRARTLRDVNPYYWGTQFTDDGMWPSQKSHSE; encoded by the coding sequence ATGGACCTGGACCAGGAACTTGATCAGAGGCTCGTCGACGCGGCGCTCGCACAACTGCACCGCCGGTGGCCCGCCGACGAGCCGGGCGGTGCCGCCGCGCTCCGCCTGGACGACGGCGGGATACTCACCAGCGTCGGCCTCGACAACCTGAACGGCGGGGTGTCGCTCTGCCACGAGACGGGCGCGATCTGCCAGGCGTACACGCTGAACCGACGGGTCACCGCGTCGGTCTGCGTCTACCGGGACCCGGAACGGGACCAGGTACTGATCCTGCCGCCGTGCGGCATCTGCCAGGAACGCCTCGCCCTGTGGGGCCCCGAGGTCCAGGTCGCGGTCCCGGACGCCGACTCGACGACGGGATGGCGCGCCCGCACCCTCCGGGACGTCAACCCCTACTACTGGGGTACGCAGTTCACGGACGACGGCATGTGGCCGTCCCAGAAGTCCCACTCCGAGTAA
- a CDS encoding flavoprotein — protein sequence MTRTTLHLFCSAAPPVFDVAQVIEQAQAGGWDVCLGLTPDAARWLEPSLDGLAVLTGHPVRFAYDRPGEPEVWPSADAVLFAPVTFNSLNAWALGLTSSFVVGAAAEAIGRGVPTVAVPCVNAAFARHPQFERSVETLRSAGVSVLYGYGENGLAPHEPGRVQGRGPGQERAGAYPWGAALDVVGAQVAAGRS from the coding sequence ATGACGAGGACGACTCTGCATCTTTTCTGCTCCGCCGCGCCTCCCGTGTTCGACGTCGCCCAGGTGATCGAGCAGGCTCAGGCCGGTGGTTGGGACGTGTGTCTCGGCCTGACGCCCGACGCGGCGCGCTGGCTGGAGCCCAGCCTCGACGGCCTGGCGGTGCTCACCGGCCACCCGGTCCGATTCGCCTACGACCGGCCCGGAGAGCCGGAGGTCTGGCCGTCGGCCGACGCGGTACTGTTCGCGCCGGTGACGTTCAACAGCCTCAACGCGTGGGCCCTGGGCCTGACCTCGTCGTTCGTGGTGGGAGCCGCCGCGGAGGCGATCGGGAGGGGAGTCCCGACGGTGGCGGTGCCCTGTGTGAACGCCGCGTTCGCCCGGCACCCGCAGTTCGAAAGGTCTGTGGAGACGCTGCGTTCGGCCGGCGTGTCCGTCCTGTACGGCTACGGGGAGAACGGTCTCGCCCCGCACGAGCCGGGCCGCGTCCAGGGCCGGGGGCCAGGTCAGGAACGGGCGGGCGCGTACCCGTGGGGAGCGGCGCTGGACGTGGTGGGTGCGCAGGTCGCGGCCGGGCGGTCGTAA
- a CDS encoding transglutaminase domain-containing protein, protein MTSSILRPRGRVRVRTAPTGIVAGGTEPTRILDRHHPRVAMLVRGLGTTASSGTAPGPETAAADQVQALRRAHRWIATAVRPVYSVQDERPVSEVLRRGRGSCSQRLAVLESVARASGIATRVRGLVVDGAFWYPRFPRLHRIVPDQVLLAWPEFRIDGLSPDGHPAASWLTVSELFGELGELSGDPGGGFTNAEAETLFEALSRTAIDWDGSTACPSAGAPCDLSAHVLTDLGHFDSRDELFSRHGQTLCGAARLLAEPVLGRRAAGA, encoded by the coding sequence ATGACGAGCTCGATACTCCGGCCGCGAGGCCGTGTCCGTGTGCGTACGGCCCCCACGGGGATCGTCGCGGGCGGCACGGAGCCGACACGGATCCTCGACCGGCACCACCCCCGCGTCGCCATGCTCGTCCGCGGCCTCGGTACGACGGCCTCGTCGGGGACCGCGCCGGGTCCGGAAACGGCCGCCGCGGACCAGGTGCAGGCCCTGCGCAGGGCCCACCGATGGATCGCCACAGCCGTACGGCCCGTGTACTCGGTGCAGGACGAGCGGCCCGTGTCGGAGGTCCTGCGCCGAGGCCGGGGCTCGTGCAGCCAGAGACTGGCCGTCCTGGAGTCCGTGGCGCGGGCGTCCGGGATCGCCACCCGGGTACGCGGACTCGTGGTCGACGGAGCGTTCTGGTATCCGCGCTTTCCCCGGCTGCACCGGATCGTCCCCGACCAGGTCCTCCTCGCATGGCCGGAGTTCCGGATCGACGGTCTCTCGCCGGACGGGCACCCCGCAGCTTCATGGCTGACGGTCTCCGAACTCTTCGGTGAACTGGGCGAGTTGAGTGGTGATCCGGGTGGCGGCTTCACCAACGCCGAGGCGGAGACGCTCTTCGAGGCGCTGTCGAGGACGGCGATCGACTGGGACGGGTCGACGGCCTGCCCGTCCGCCGGCGCGCCCTGTGACCTGTCGGCCCACGTCCTCACGGACCTCGGTCACTTCGACTCGCGCGACGAACTCTTCTCCCGGCACGGCCAGACGCTCTGCGGAGCGGCCAGGCTGCTGGCCGAGCCCGTCCTCGGCCGACGCGCGGCCGGCGCATAG
- a CDS encoding MarR family winged helix-turn-helix transcriptional regulator has protein sequence MTTQQISDAELAGQPAAYWTGVAYEALIAYTRAQQAEKGYTQPQFWLLRNLSVNDISPDGEGMTLPELREAMTSYIRPEDDLSAEAEGLLACGWLAQDTEDRLWLTPEGEKARVDLARNAPAIRAALHEGIDDADYVTTVKVLQQLIRNAGGTVA, from the coding sequence ATGACGACACAGCAGATCTCTGACGCCGAACTCGCCGGACAGCCCGCCGCGTACTGGACCGGTGTGGCCTACGAGGCGCTCATCGCGTACACCCGTGCCCAGCAGGCCGAAAAGGGCTACACCCAGCCTCAGTTCTGGCTGCTGCGCAACCTGTCGGTGAACGACATCTCGCCCGACGGCGAGGGGATGACCCTGCCCGAGCTGCGGGAGGCAATGACCTCCTACATCCGTCCCGAGGACGACCTGTCGGCGGAAGCAGAGGGGCTCCTTGCATGCGGCTGGCTGGCCCAGGACACCGAGGACCGGCTGTGGCTCACCCCGGAAGGGGAAAAGGCCCGCGTCGACCTGGCCCGCAACGCCCCCGCGATCCGCGCCGCCCTCCACGAGGGCATCGACGACGCGGACTACGTCACCACGGTGAAGGTGCTCCAGCAACTGATCCGGAACGCGGGTGGGACGGTCGCCTGA
- a CDS encoding maleylpyruvate isomerase family mycothiol-dependent enzyme, translating to MATPTVSAREIPRTSAARAREVNEAEIRASLAAMRALGAEREAWSRPTACAGWTVRDMVAHEVGQYEELPKPWLMISRIRRGREAHPDLGALDCHNARQVEERSDVPGPELTADFARLAPRGARSLRRMPAPVRKRVRLSLIFPEGKALPEDSMEYMNRVLVARDTWMHRVDISDATGVDLVLDDHDREIVSQIVLDLALGWTGPPCLLELSGPAGGRHRLGSGPPAVVLRADAIAFARHLSGRPARGDLVYEGDEEAAAALDAARVLF from the coding sequence ATGGCCACACCGACCGTCTCCGCGCGGGAGATCCCCCGGACCTCCGCCGCGCGGGCACGTGAGGTGAACGAGGCGGAGATACGTGCCTCGCTCGCCGCGATGCGCGCGCTCGGTGCCGAGCGCGAGGCCTGGTCCCGGCCCACGGCCTGCGCGGGCTGGACGGTACGCGACATGGTCGCCCACGAGGTCGGGCAGTACGAGGAGTTGCCCAAGCCGTGGCTCATGATCAGCCGGATCAGGCGCGGCCGGGAGGCGCACCCCGATCTCGGTGCGCTCGACTGTCACAACGCGCGCCAGGTCGAGGAACGCAGTGACGTGCCGGGTCCGGAACTGACCGCCGATTTCGCCCGCCTCGCGCCTCGGGGCGCCCGCTCCCTGCGCCGTATGCCCGCCCCGGTCCGCAAGAGGGTGCGGCTCAGCCTGATCTTTCCCGAGGGGAAGGCGCTTCCCGAGGACTCGATGGAATACATGAACAGGGTCCTGGTCGCCCGCGACACATGGATGCACCGCGTGGACATCAGCGACGCCACCGGGGTCGACCTGGTGCTCGACGACCATGACCGCGAGATCGTGAGCCAGATCGTGCTGGACCTGGCGCTCGGCTGGACCGGTCCGCCCTGTCTGCTGGAACTGTCGGGCCCGGCCGGCGGCCGTCATCGGCTCGGCAGCGGCCCGCCCGCCGTCGTCCTCCGGGCGGACGCGATCGCCTTCGCCCGGCATCTGTCGGGGCGGCCCGCGCGCGGCGATCTGGTGTACGAGGGGGACGAGGAGGCCGCCGCGGCCCTCGACGCGGCCCGGGTCCTCTTCTGA
- a CDS encoding VOC family protein gives MTEKTIPLLPCHAIQPVVDFYTALGFGTTFFQKSPYPYAVVERGPVQLQFFAMKGYDPAESYSGCYIVTDDVDGLHATFRGGLKAAYGKIPGRGLPRIGPLKDMSYGMRQFLMTDPGGNSIRIGQEIKEAGAQEQDGGHDAHQDGDHAGKQGAEPGNGDQRPVSEGRVARALRTADLFVDSKQDLPGAAKIIDNALRLDGEHPSPPQLLRLLVLRADVAHRLGDEKTAERMLSQAAGVELSADERASARDALERLTELLS, from the coding sequence ATGACCGAGAAGACCATCCCCCTGCTCCCCTGCCACGCGATCCAGCCGGTGGTCGACTTCTACACAGCGCTGGGTTTCGGGACGACCTTCTTCCAGAAGAGCCCTTACCCGTACGCGGTCGTGGAACGAGGCCCGGTGCAATTGCAGTTCTTCGCCATGAAGGGGTACGACCCCGCGGAGTCCTACTCCGGCTGCTACATCGTCACGGACGATGTCGACGGCCTCCACGCCACCTTCCGCGGCGGCCTCAAGGCCGCCTACGGAAAGATCCCCGGCCGCGGTCTGCCACGGATAGGGCCGCTGAAGGACATGTCCTACGGGATGCGGCAGTTCCTGATGACGGACCCCGGCGGCAACAGCATCCGCATCGGCCAGGAGATCAAGGAAGCCGGCGCCCAGGAACAGGACGGCGGCCACGATGCGCACCAAGACGGGGACCACGCCGGAAAGCAGGGCGCGGAACCGGGCAACGGCGACCAACGGCCCGTATCAGAAGGGAGGGTCGCGCGGGCGCTGCGCACCGCCGACCTCTTCGTCGACTCGAAGCAGGACCTGCCGGGCGCCGCGAAGATCATCGATAACGCCCTGCGACTCGACGGCGAGCACCCCTCTCCCCCGCAGCTCCTGCGCCTGCTGGTGCTGCGCGCGGACGTCGCGCACCGGCTCGGCGACGAGAAGACGGCGGAGCGCATGCTGTCACAGGCCGCCGGGGTCGAGCTCAGCGCGGACGAGCGGGCCTCCGCCCGCGACGCACTCGAACGTCTCACCGAGCTGCTGTCCTGA
- a CDS encoding class I SAM-dependent methyltransferase, with translation MDRGIRTVDDVMKLLDGLFAPEADRWTEGAADWWDDFYSDRSKPVPFFVAKPDENLASYLDRGLVAPGRALDLGCGPGRNALHLASLGFQVDAVDLSPVAISWAEERARETGAGGAVRFHRGDAFALDPVEFGGPYDLVYDSGCFHHLPPHRRVSYLQLLDRVLAPGGRFALTCFASGAMGSELPDTEFYDRSRLHGGLAYTPESLRWIFSDLEEVELRRMRDEPVGSPLFGEAFLWSALFRRPS, from the coding sequence ATGGACCGGGGCATACGTACGGTCGACGACGTCATGAAGCTTCTGGACGGTCTGTTCGCGCCGGAGGCCGACCGCTGGACCGAGGGTGCGGCCGACTGGTGGGACGACTTCTACAGCGACCGCTCCAAGCCTGTGCCGTTCTTCGTGGCGAAGCCCGACGAGAACCTGGCCTCGTACCTCGACAGGGGACTGGTCGCTCCGGGACGGGCACTCGATCTGGGCTGCGGTCCCGGCCGCAACGCCCTGCACCTCGCCTCACTGGGATTCCAGGTGGACGCCGTCGACCTCTCGCCGGTCGCGATCTCCTGGGCCGAGGAACGCGCCCGCGAGACCGGGGCCGGGGGCGCCGTCCGGTTCCACCGGGGCGACGCCTTCGCTCTCGACCCGGTCGAATTCGGCGGCCCGTACGACCTGGTGTACGACTCGGGCTGCTTCCACCATCTGCCGCCCCACCGGCGCGTCAGCTACCTTCAGCTCCTCGACCGGGTCCTCGCCCCCGGCGGTCGCTTCGCCCTCACCTGCTTCGCGTCCGGAGCGATGGGATCCGAACTGCCCGACACCGAGTTCTACGACCGGTCCCGGCTGCACGGCGGCCTCGCCTACACGCCCGAGTCGCTGCGGTGGATCTTCTCCGACCTGGAGGAGGTCGAGCTGCGTCGCATGCGCGACGAACCGGTCGGGTCCCCGTTGTTCGGGGAAGCCTTCCTGTGGTCGGCGCTGTTCCGCAGGCCTTCCTGA
- a CDS encoding SAM-dependent methyltransferase: MSEHDPQLAAAADIRARIDTSKPHSARFWNYFVGGKDHYEVDRETGDHIKDIFPGLVDVARTSRQFLGRAVRHLAVEQGIRQFLDIGTGLPTADNTHEVAQRVAPDARIVYVDSDPLVLAHARALLTSTPEGRTAYLDADLYAPEEILKAAEGTLDLSRPVALMILNTLGHVADHDQARDVVNRLMAGLPSGSYLVISDSTSTSAGMIAASEAYNSSGAVPYYVRSVDEIAAFFDGLELAEPGVVQVTQWRPESDDTGGMTAVDAYGAVGRKP; the protein is encoded by the coding sequence GTGTCAGAACACGACCCCCAGCTCGCCGCCGCCGCGGACATACGCGCCCGGATCGACACGAGCAAGCCCCATTCCGCCCGTTTCTGGAACTACTTCGTCGGCGGCAAGGACCACTACGAGGTCGACCGCGAGACCGGCGACCACATCAAGGACATCTTCCCGGGCCTCGTCGACGTGGCCCGCACGAGCCGCCAGTTCCTTGGACGCGCGGTCCGGCATCTCGCGGTCGAGCAGGGCATCCGGCAGTTCCTCGACATCGGTACGGGTCTGCCCACCGCCGACAACACCCACGAGGTCGCGCAGCGCGTCGCCCCGGATGCGCGGATCGTGTACGTCGACAGCGACCCGCTCGTCCTGGCCCACGCCCGGGCCCTGCTCACGAGCACGCCGGAGGGCAGGACGGCGTACCTGGACGCCGATCTGTACGCCCCCGAGGAGATCCTCAAGGCCGCCGAGGGCACGCTGGACCTGTCCCGGCCCGTCGCGCTGATGATCCTCAACACCCTCGGCCACGTCGCCGACCACGACCAGGCACGGGACGTGGTGAACCGGCTCATGGCGGGTCTGCCGTCGGGCAGTTACCTCGTGATCAGCGACAGCACCTCCACCAGTGCGGGCATGATCGCGGCCTCCGAGGCGTACAACTCCAGTGGCGCGGTCCCGTACTACGTGCGCAGCGTCGACGAGATCGCCGCCTTCTTCGACGGCCTGGAGCTGGCGGAGCCCGGAGTCGTCCAGGTGACGCAGTGGCGCCCGGAGTCCGACGACACGGGCGGCATGACGGCCGTGGACGCCTACGGTGCGGTGGGCCGCAAGCCGTAG
- a CDS encoding four-helix bundle copper-binding protein has translation MTTSAKDMLNTYPADLGGVDQEAMSRCIEACAACAQACTACADACLSEGMVGDLTKCIRTDMDCADICTATAAVLSRHTGYDANITRAIVQACATACKACADECAKHADMHEHCRLCAEACRTCEQACNELLATLG, from the coding sequence ATGACCACGTCCGCGAAGGACATGCTGAACACCTATCCCGCCGACCTCGGCGGCGTCGACCAGGAGGCCATGAGCCGCTGCATCGAGGCGTGCGCCGCCTGCGCACAGGCGTGTACGGCCTGCGCCGACGCCTGCCTGTCCGAGGGCATGGTCGGCGACCTGACGAAGTGCATCCGCACCGACATGGACTGCGCCGACATCTGCACCGCCACCGCGGCCGTCCTGTCGCGTCACACCGGTTACGACGCGAACATCACCCGCGCGATCGTGCAGGCGTGCGCCACGGCCTGCAAGGCCTGCGCGGACGAGTGCGCGAAGCACGCCGACATGCACGAGCATTGCCGCCTCTGCGCCGAGGCGTGCCGGACCTGCGAACAGGCGTGCAACGAACTTCTCGCCACCCTCGGTTGA
- a CDS encoding NAD(P)-binding domain-containing protein translates to MKIGIIGAGRVGSTLARHFVRVGHDVVISNSRGPETLAGLVEEIGGTLRAVTAEQAATFGQVVVVGIPYGRYKELPADALKDKVVIDTCNYYAQRDGHDAELDDDRTTSSEKIRAHTNANVVKAFNAIHWENLRDRGRPKGEPGRLAIPISGTDTEAKAVVAGLIRDIGFDPVDAGDIGRGGRTHQPGARLYGAELTAEEANDLLRAGAAT, encoded by the coding sequence ATGAAGATCGGCATCATCGGCGCAGGACGCGTCGGCTCGACCCTGGCCCGCCACTTCGTGCGCGTCGGCCATGACGTGGTCATCAGCAACTCCAGGGGGCCGGAGACCCTCGCCGGGCTCGTAGAGGAGATCGGCGGCACCCTGCGGGCGGTCACCGCCGAGCAGGCCGCGACGTTCGGGCAGGTCGTCGTGGTCGGCATTCCGTACGGCCGGTACAAGGAACTGCCGGCGGACGCCCTCAAGGACAAGGTCGTGATCGACACCTGCAACTACTACGCGCAGCGCGACGGCCACGACGCCGAACTCGACGACGACCGCACCACCTCCAGCGAGAAGATCCGCGCCCACACGAACGCCAACGTGGTGAAGGCGTTCAACGCGATCCACTGGGAGAACCTCCGCGACCGTGGCCGGCCCAAGGGAGAGCCGGGCCGGCTGGCCATCCCCATCTCCGGGACCGACACGGAGGCCAAGGCAGTGGTCGCCGGGCTGATCCGGGACATCGGCTTCGACCCGGTCGACGCCGGCGACATCGGGCGGGGCGGCCGCACCCACCAGCCCGGGGCGCGCCTCTACGGGGCCGAGCTGACCGCGGAGGAGGCGAACGACCTTCTCAGGGCGGGCGCCGCGACCTGA